The following proteins come from a genomic window of Meles meles chromosome 1, mMelMel3.1 paternal haplotype, whole genome shotgun sequence:
- the TRIT1 gene encoding tRNA dimethylallyltransferase isoform X2, which yields MAAAAAARAVSVGAGLRGLPRTLPLVVILGATGTGKSTLALQLGQRLSGEIVSADSMQPQEMGTEKVTDRKELEKEDGHVLHKRLSQVDPEMAAKLHPHDKRKVARSLQVFEETGISHSEFLHRQHAEEGGGPLGGPLKFPNLCILWLHADQTVLDERLDKRVDDMLAAGLLDELRDFHRRYNQKKVEENSQDYQHGIFQSIGFKEFHEYLVTEGKCTPETSNQLLKKGIESLKQVTKRYARKQNRWVKNRFLSRPGPSVPPVYGLEVSDVLKWEESVLEPALEIVRSFIQGHKPAAAPVKMPCNEMENKRSYHMCDLCDRIIIGDREWAAHVKSKSHLHQLRKRRRLDLDALATIESHSISPGCDKEPEVKGSPGKNEKVLKSGV from the exons atggcggcggcggcggctgcacGAGCAGTTTCTGTGGGCGCCGGGCTACGGGGTCTGCCACGGACACTGCCTCTTGTAGTGATTCTCGGGGCCACGGGCACCGGGAAATCCACCCTGGCGTTGCAGCTAGGCCAGCGGCTCAGTGGCGAAATCGTTAGCGCTGACTCCATGCAG CCCCAGGAGATGGGCACCGAGAAAGTGACTGACCGGAAAGAGCTTGAAAAGGAGGATGGCCACGTCCTCCACAAACGCCTAAGCCAAGTGGACCCAGAAATGGCTGCCAAGCTGCATCCCCATGACAAGCGCAAAGTGGCCAG GAGCTTGCAAGTGTTTGAAGAAACGGGAATCTCTCATAGTGAATTTCTTCATCGTCAACATGCAGAGGAAGGTGGTGGTCCCCTTGGAGGCCCTCTGAAGTTCCCTAACCTTTGCATTCTCTGGCTTCATGCTGACCAGACAG TTCTAGATGAGCGCTTGGATAAGAGGGTGGATGACATGCTTGCTGCTGGGCTCTTGGATGAACTAAGAGATTTTCACAGACGCTATAATCAGAAGAAAGTTGAAGAAAATAG CCAGGACTATCAGCATGGTATCTTCCAATCCATTGGCTTCAAGGAATTTCACGAGTACCTGGTCACTGAGGGAAAATGCACACCAGAGACTAGTAACCAGCTCCTAAAGAAAG GTATTGAGTCTCTGAAACAAGTGACTAAGAGATATGCCCGGAAGCAAAACCGATGGGTTAAAAACCGTTTTTTGAGCA GACCTGGTCCCAGTGTCCCCCCAGTATATGGCTTAGAAGTATCTGATGTCTTGAAGTGGGAAGAGTCTGTTCTTGAACCTGCTCTTGAAATCGTGCGAAGTTTCATCCAG GGCCACAAGCCTGCAGCTGCTCCAGTAAAGATGCCATGCAATGAAATGGAGAACAAGAGAAGTTACCACATGTGTGACCTCTGTGATCGAATCATCATTGGGGACCGTGAATGGGCAG cGCATGTAAAATCCAAATCCCACTTGCACCAactgaggaagagaagaagattGGACTTGGATGCTCTTGCTACCATTGAGAGTCACAGTATATCTCCAGGCTGTGACAAAGAGCCCGAAGTGAAAGGGTCCCCAGGGAAGAATGAGAAAGTGCTAAAATCTGGTGTTTAA
- the TRIT1 gene encoding tRNA dimethylallyltransferase isoform X1, translating to MAAAAAARAVSVGAGLRGLPRTLPLVVILGATGTGKSTLALQLGQRLSGEIVSADSMQVYEGLDIITNKVSAQEQRMCRHHMISFVDPLVTNYTVVDFRNKATALIEDIFARDKIPIVVGGTNYYIESLLWKVLVNTKPQEMGTEKVTDRKELEKEDGHVLHKRLSQVDPEMAAKLHPHDKRKVARSLQVFEETGISHSEFLHRQHAEEGGGPLGGPLKFPNLCILWLHADQTVLDERLDKRVDDMLAAGLLDELRDFHRRYNQKKVEENSQDYQHGIFQSIGFKEFHEYLVTEGKCTPETSNQLLKKGIESLKQVTKRYARKQNRWVKNRFLSRPGPSVPPVYGLEVSDVLKWEESVLEPALEIVRSFIQGHKPAAAPVKMPCNEMENKRSYHMCDLCDRIIIGDREWAAHVKSKSHLHQLRKRRRLDLDALATIESHSISPGCDKEPEVKGSPGKNEKVLKSGV from the exons atggcggcggcggcggctgcacGAGCAGTTTCTGTGGGCGCCGGGCTACGGGGTCTGCCACGGACACTGCCTCTTGTAGTGATTCTCGGGGCCACGGGCACCGGGAAATCCACCCTGGCGTTGCAGCTAGGCCAGCGGCTCAGTGGCGAAATCGTTAGCGCTGACTCCATGCAG GTTTATGAAGGCCTAGACATCATCACCAACAAGGTTTCTGCCCAAGAGCAGAGAATGTGCCGGCACCACATGATCAGCTTTGTGGATCCTCTCGTGACAAATTACACAGTTGTGGATTTCAGAAACAAGGCAACTGCTCTG ATTGAAGATATATTTGCCCGAGACAAAATTCCTATTGTCGTGGGAGGAACCAATTATTACATTGAATCTCTGCTCTGGAAAGTTCTTGTCAATACTAAG CCCCAGGAGATGGGCACCGAGAAAGTGACTGACCGGAAAGAGCTTGAAAAGGAGGATGGCCACGTCCTCCACAAACGCCTAAGCCAAGTGGACCCAGAAATGGCTGCCAAGCTGCATCCCCATGACAAGCGCAAAGTGGCCAG GAGCTTGCAAGTGTTTGAAGAAACGGGAATCTCTCATAGTGAATTTCTTCATCGTCAACATGCAGAGGAAGGTGGTGGTCCCCTTGGAGGCCCTCTGAAGTTCCCTAACCTTTGCATTCTCTGGCTTCATGCTGACCAGACAG TTCTAGATGAGCGCTTGGATAAGAGGGTGGATGACATGCTTGCTGCTGGGCTCTTGGATGAACTAAGAGATTTTCACAGACGCTATAATCAGAAGAAAGTTGAAGAAAATAG CCAGGACTATCAGCATGGTATCTTCCAATCCATTGGCTTCAAGGAATTTCACGAGTACCTGGTCACTGAGGGAAAATGCACACCAGAGACTAGTAACCAGCTCCTAAAGAAAG GTATTGAGTCTCTGAAACAAGTGACTAAGAGATATGCCCGGAAGCAAAACCGATGGGTTAAAAACCGTTTTTTGAGCA GACCTGGTCCCAGTGTCCCCCCAGTATATGGCTTAGAAGTATCTGATGTCTTGAAGTGGGAAGAGTCTGTTCTTGAACCTGCTCTTGAAATCGTGCGAAGTTTCATCCAG GGCCACAAGCCTGCAGCTGCTCCAGTAAAGATGCCATGCAATGAAATGGAGAACAAGAGAAGTTACCACATGTGTGACCTCTGTGATCGAATCATCATTGGGGACCGTGAATGGGCAG cGCATGTAAAATCCAAATCCCACTTGCACCAactgaggaagagaagaagattGGACTTGGATGCTCTTGCTACCATTGAGAGTCACAGTATATCTCCAGGCTGTGACAAAGAGCCCGAAGTGAAAGGGTCCCCAGGGAAGAATGAGAAAGTGCTAAAATCTGGTGTTTAA